Below is a window of Elusimicrobiota bacterium DNA.
CTCCACCACCAACCGCATTTAGTTTCGCTTGCGCTGCAGCATCAAGTTTTGCTTCGCTGATAGCACCGTCATCAACCGACTTTGCATGAAGCGAATAAATATTTGATAATACTTCTTCGCGCGGCAAAAGCACTTGGCCTTCAACTGAAATCTCTAGCCAATATCCGCCTGCCGGTCGGTTATTCCAGTCAACCCCGGCGGGATTTAATTGATAATTGAATGCGCCGTTTGACGCCGTCACGGTAACATTACCGCTGTCCCAATAAGACGCGGAACCGTCCGAGCTGGTAATTCTAAACCTGACATTCCTGGTACCGTCAACCGACTGCCCCCTGTATCTTAGCATGCCCTGATAACGCATTGTTCCGGGGGCAACAGCCATTAAAACTGTTGCCGTTAACAATAACGAGACAATAAATATTAAAATTTTTTTCATTATTATCTTATAACCGCAAACTTCCCGACTTTTTTATGCCCTATATCATTGCTAATGGCATAAATATAAACACCCGAGACGATTTTTTCTCCGGAATTATTTATCACGTCCCAGCTAAGTTCTCCGCTGGGTGTTTCTGCTTCCGCATTATAAACTAGTTCGCCGGCAATATTATAAATTTTTACTTTTGTATATGAAGTGAGCCGTGAAAAAGTAATTCTGGCATGGCCTAGCCCTGAATTTGGCTTATACGGATTCGGATAACAATGCAAATTTGAAAAATCGCTTGAGAGTTTAGAAATTGCCCCCATGTTTTCAAAATTGGTGGTAAGCAAAAAACAGAACTAGACATATTCAGCATACCAATGCTTTCAATCCCTGTCCCTGATAAGCCAAAATTGCTGTTTAAGCAATGGGAATAGCCGCTTCCTACAATTTTACTTATAAAAATATTATAGTCAAGCGAAAACATTAAAGCAATAGATAACGAGGAAAAAATAATTATTGGAAATATAAGAATAATTCTTTTTTTAAGATAAGTATAAAAAAACGAGAAAAGTACTCTTACGTAAGACGTAAAGAATCGTCTTACTTTTGGGAAGGGTAACTTATAACAGAGTGCTTTACAGGAATCCATTATCCATTTTTAAATATTATAAACATTTTTTATTTATTTTTCAAATAGCGCAGCTTTAAAATTTGCCGAAGATTGTATATAGGTATAAATAAACATATATATTTAGAACTTATATTTTTAACTTGACAATTCCGCCATGCTTGCGGGGCGGTTCCCAAATTGTTCCTTCTCCCCTTGGCGGGTAAGTCTTTGGACCTAGCCTGCCCTTCGATTTCACTCAGGGTGGTGAGCATAGTCGAACCACGAACGAGGAAGAAGGTCAGGATGAGGGGGCTGAATAACGTTCACCCTCACCTCAATCTCTCGGAGCCATAGGCTCCTATGAGCCGAGGCCTCTCCCGTTAAGGGAGAGGATGAAAAAAACTAAACATTTGATACCGCCCAGTCCGCCGCGGAGGACTGGGCGGAGGTTCATTTAATACAAAAAAATAACCTTCCAAATTTCTATTTAGAAGGTTTAATTTTTATTTTATATAAGATGGCTTTTTCTAAAAAATGAACAAATGCCGCTGACTTCTATTTTCTTGAGTTGCCGTAGAACAAATCATTTAGTATAAAGATAAACGATACGGAATAAGTGTCGCCAAGCTCTCCGTAAGGAACCCATGCAAAGTCAATTTTGATATTGTCGTTGAACATAATTCCGCCGCCGGCCGAAAAACCGTTTACCGCATAGTTAATATCCCTGGACCTGTATCCGGCTCTCAGAGACCCTCCCCATCCTGGTTTTAAAAAGAAATCGCACTCCGTACCAGCGCTAACGTAAAGCTTATTTTCTATACCCTGATTTAAATCCACATATACTTTAGGTATAATATTTTTTTCATTATTACCGTGATAGCCGATTCCCGCCTTAAAATTTAGAGGCAAATCTTCCTGAGTCTGGACATATTTAAGTTTACCGCCGAAATTTTGGACTGAAAGGCCGAAATCAAAACTTTTTAATCCCGAATAAATTATTCCGGCATCGCCCGCGATTGTTGAAGCATAGGTACTTTCAATCTTTGAATTTATATATTTTAAGTTAGACCCGAATGAAAGCTTCTCATTAATACAGTATGAAGCCGCTATTGTTACCATTGAATCGCTGGGGCTGTAAGTCTCGTTTAAAAGAATATCATTTATGTCATATTTTTGAATCTCATCCATTGACAGGTTATGATAGCTTATTCCGAACCCCCAATTTTCATAAGGAAAAGCAAAAGCGGCGTAGTCATAATTTATGTCGCTAAACCATTTTAAATGCATCAGCGAAAATTCTTTTTCTTTTAGGAATGCCAGTTATTTTTTGTATATAAACCCTTGAATAAACTTCCTGATCACCACCACCAAAACTTGAAGCCACGCCAAGACCGGTATTATTCTGTGTTCTAGTGCAGCGGTGCTCTAACTGAAATGACTTTTGAGCAGAAATGGTTATTACGCCTTCAATTAAGCTTCTTGTTGTAATTAGACCAACAACCCCATCGCTATATTCACTAGTTCCATAAATAGCGACAGCATTATCTGTAATATTAAAAAATCTTGCTTTATGATTTTGAGATCTGTACCCTGGAGCGCTTGCGACAATTCTGTAAGTTCCGGCTGAAAGAGTAATAACATTACCCGCACGCGAAATAGATGTTCCTCTGGAAGCAACTGTCGTATTTAGGATTCTGATCTGCCACGCCCCTAAAGTAAATGTTCCCCCGTTTGTACCTGACACCCGTTGATCTTCATAAATAGCATATTCATAGCTTAATTGTGTTTTTATGCCATTTTCATCAACATACCACGCTTGGCTGTCCGTTGATACAAATATTTTTCCGAAACTGGCCGTACTGGAAGGAAAAGAATTTTTAGATAGGGAAACTATCCCTGAAACAGTTAGTTTTTCATTTGGACTTGAATTTCCTACTCCAATATTCCCGCCGGTAACCACAAATGTTGACAATCCTACGCTAAACGCGGAATTTCGGAATGTTGCAGAACTTGTCCAAGTGTTAGGCGCGGTCCAAGTATTTGTTGAAGCTAAAATATCCGCTTTTAAAGCAGAAGTGCTCACATTTGTCTGCCAAGTCCCTTTGCCTAGAGAATCTGAAGTTAAGATATAGCCATTCTGGGCGTTGGTTATCATAGTAAAGGACGAAGTTGTAACTCTTCCTTTGACCTCCAATTCATTTGGGTTACTGACATTTCCAATCCCGGCCCTGTCGGTGATCAGCCCGGCATAGGAAATGCATTGAAATAAAATACCGGCAAACATTAGAATTAAAGTTTTTCTGATAAATCGTTTCATAGGTTACTTTCCCCTGTTCTTAATCTGCCTTCTATTTTATTATATCAAATATCATTTGTCTATGCCGGCCCCGCTTCGGTGCCTATCCCCGAAAATCATAGACCCTAAATATTTCAGGGCCGGCATAGCATTCAAAATATCGTTTAGGGTATTGCCCTGTATTTTTCTACGTACGATCCCGATTCTCTTCTTGAATAAACAAGGTCGTTCCCGGATCTTTGAACTTTCCAAGTTCCATCAGTACCAGGGTCTCCCATATATGAGGCAGCACTAGATGAAATTATAACATCACTGTTAAAGTTAGAAGTGGAATTTGCCACGAAGGTTGATGTCACAATTCCATAGTTGACGGTCAGGTTGGGAGTGGTCAGATTTCCTGTCATGGTATCGCCGGTTTTTTTAACAAATGTTCCGGTTGAAGTTTGAAGTGCGGTAATATCGGTCCTCAACGTTCCCGTTGCAATTCCAATGGAATTATCTGCGGAAATACGGGAATTGGTTTCATTACTAAGGTCAGTTCTCAAAGTACCCGTTGCAACACCGACAGAAATAAGGTCGTTTTCAAGTTGTGTATGGGTCAATGTTCCCGTTGATGTTAACTGGCCATGATCGGATACGCCTGCCGGAACACTTTGCCAGGTCGCGTTACCACCGGTGTCTGAAGTCAATACTTTACCCGCCCCGGCACCGTTCGTAACCTGTAACGTTGCCGCTATTACGCCATATGTCACATTGACATCAGGCGCATTTAATGTCCCTGTCATTGTGTCGCCGGCCTTACTAACCTTAGCGTCAACATCGGTTCTTAAAGTTGCCGTCGCAATGCCAATCGTGTTATCCGAACCGATCCGGGCATTGGTTTCTGCCGTAAGGTCAGTTCGCAAAGTACCCGTTGCAACACCGATGGAATTATCCGCGCTTATACGGTTATCTGTTTCTGCCGTAAGGTCGGTTCCCAAAGTACCCGTTGCAACACCAACAGAAATCAGGTCGTTTTCAAGCTGCGTATGGGTCAATGTTCCCGTTGACGTTAACTGGGCATGATCAGATACGCCTGCAGGAACACTTTGCCAGGTCGCGTTTCCGCTGCCGTCAGATCCCAAGAATCTTCCTGCCGCAGCACCGTTCGTAATCTGAATGGTTGAGGTTTTTATGC
It encodes the following:
- a CDS encoding T9SS type A sorting domain-containing protein produces the protein MLTTNFENMGAISKLSSDFSNLHCYPNPYKPNSGLGHARITFSRLTSYTKVKIYNIAGELVYNAEAETPSGELSWDVINNSGEKIVSGVYIYAISNDIGHKKVGKFAVIR
- a CDS encoding PorV/PorQ family protein; this translates as MHLKWFSDINYDYAAFAFPYENWGFGISYHNLSMDEIQKYDINDILLNETYSPSDSMVTIAASYCINEKLSFGSNLKYINSKIESTYASTIAGDAGIIYSGLKSFDFGLSVQNFGGKLKYVQTQEDLPLNFKAGIGYHGNNEKNIIPKVYVDLNQGIENKLYVSAGTECDFFLKPGWGGSLRAGYRSRDINYAVNGFSAGGGIMFNDNIKIDFAWVPYGELGDTYSVSFIFILNDLFYGNSRK